A window of Desulfovibrio desulfuricans DSM 642 contains these coding sequences:
- the rpsI gene encoding 30S ribosomal protein S9: MSEKFEYGTGRRKTATARTRVYAGSGGITVNGRNFEDYFPRKTLQMIIRQPLVLAKLSDKFDIRVNVAGGGVTGQAEAVRHGISRALLLIDPALRPMLKKAGFLTRDARKKERKKYGLRAARARYQYSKR; this comes from the coding sequence ATGAGCGAGAAATTTGAATACGGCACTGGCCGCCGCAAGACCGCTACGGCCCGTACCCGCGTCTACGCCGGTTCCGGCGGCATCACGGTAAACGGCCGCAACTTTGAGGATTATTTTCCTCGCAAGACCCTGCAGATGATTATCCGTCAGCCCCTGGTTCTTGCCAAGCTGTCCGACAAGTTTGACATCCGCGTGAACGTTGCCGGTGGCGGCGTTACCGGTCAGGCCGAAGCCGTGCGCCACGGTATTTCCCGTGCGCTGCTTCTGATTGATCCGGCCCTGCGCCCCATGCTCAAGAAAGCTGGCTTCCTTACCCGCGATGCCCGCAAAAAAGAACGTAAAAAGTACGGCCTGCGCGCTGCCCGCGCCCGGTACCAGTACTCCAAGCGTTAA
- a CDS encoding ABC transporter ATP-binding protein codes for MSGFNLPKAPSYEGALLLAKDVTMRFGGVTAVSDLSIALPKGAIAGIIGPNGAGKTTAFNVLSGFYTPQEGDVIFDGKSVKGHGPSEICRLGMARTFQNIRLSQQMTVLENIMVGCHVRRRCPWWMAPLGIPAFYKEEAAIVEKSRQLADRVNLSGNLNDQAGSLPYGAQRRLEIARALATEPKLLLLDEPAAGMNPQESLDLMHFIGHIRDEFDLTILLIEHDMKVVMGVCQYIWVMEYGALIAEGEPESIRNNPVVIRAYLGEDATLEKVS; via the coding sequence ATGAGCGGTTTTAATCTGCCCAAGGCCCCCAGTTACGAGGGCGCACTGCTGCTGGCCAAGGACGTAACCATGCGTTTTGGCGGCGTGACCGCCGTGAGCGATCTTTCCATCGCTCTGCCCAAGGGTGCCATCGCGGGTATTATCGGCCCCAACGGCGCGGGCAAAACTACCGCATTCAATGTTCTGAGCGGTTTTTATACCCCGCAGGAAGGCGATGTGATTTTTGACGGCAAGAGCGTGAAGGGGCATGGCCCCTCGGAAATTTGCCGATTGGGCATGGCCCGCACCTTTCAGAACATTCGATTGTCGCAACAGATGACCGTGCTTGAAAATATCATGGTCGGCTGTCATGTGCGCCGCCGTTGCCCCTGGTGGATGGCCCCTCTGGGGATTCCCGCTTTTTATAAGGAAGAAGCGGCCATTGTGGAAAAAAGCAGGCAGCTTGCCGATCGGGTAAACCTGAGCGGCAACCTCAACGATCAGGCGGGCAGCCTGCCGTACGGCGCGCAGCGCAGGCTTGAGATTGCCCGCGCTCTGGCCACAGAGCCCAAACTGTTGCTGCTTGATGAACCCGCAGCGGGCATGAATCCGCAGGAAAGTCTGGATCTCATGCATTTTATCGGCCATATCCGTGACGAATTCGACCTCACCATTCTGCTGATCGAGCATGACATGAAGGTCGTCATGGGCGTGTGTCAGTACATCTGGGTCATGGAATACGGGGCCTTGATCGCCGAGGGCGAGCCGGAATCCATACGCAACAACCCCGTGGTTATCCGCGCCTATCTGGGTGAGGACGCTACGCTGGAAAAAGTCAGTTAG
- a CDS encoding ABC transporter substrate-binding protein gives MKLGKFLAALAGLALTFGVAGQALAADAGPIKIGVYLPLTGQNAFGGQLELEGVRLAHKEMPKVLDRPVELVVVDNKSDKVESANAVKRLVERDKVVALIGTYGSSLAMAGAEVAEKAAVPGVGTSCTNPLVTQGKKYYFRACFIDPYQGAAAATYAYETLGFRKAAVLMDMTSDYAVGLSSFFTRDFKKLGGEVVATLKYSSGDQDFTAQLTELIAKKPDIVFMPAYFAEGAIIMKQARELGAKFRLMGADAMDNPDTLKLGGKAAEGFLHTTFPYDPAMPNMSPEAKRFTEAWKAAYPDKETNVNGALGYNTYFLILDAIKRANSSDPKAIAKALAETKDLPTALGLLTINKTHDAEMPVGIIEYKDGKRVYVGEVTPK, from the coding sequence ATGAAACTGGGTAAATTTCTTGCCGCGCTGGCTGGTCTGGCGCTGACCTTCGGCGTTGCCGGCCAGGCGCTTGCCGCTGATGCCGGTCCCATCAAAATCGGCGTGTACCTTCCCCTGACCGGGCAGAATGCCTTTGGCGGCCAGCTCGAACTTGAGGGCGTGCGTCTCGCCCATAAGGAAATGCCCAAGGTTCTTGACCGCCCAGTTGAACTGGTGGTGGTTGACAACAAGTCTGACAAGGTCGAATCGGCCAACGCCGTGAAGCGCCTTGTGGAACGCGACAAGGTCGTGGCCCTTATCGGTACCTATGGTTCCTCGCTGGCCATGGCTGGCGCCGAAGTGGCTGAAAAGGCCGCTGTTCCCGGCGTGGGCACCTCCTGCACCAACCCCCTTGTGACCCAGGGCAAGAAGTACTACTTCCGCGCCTGCTTTATTGATCCCTATCAGGGCGCTGCCGCCGCCACCTATGCCTATGAAACCCTCGGCTTCCGCAAGGCCGCCGTGCTCATGGACATGACCAGCGACTACGCCGTGGGCCTCTCCAGCTTCTTTACCCGCGATTTCAAAAAGCTCGGCGGCGAAGTCGTTGCTACTCTCAAGTACAGCTCCGGCGATCAGGACTTCACCGCCCAGCTGACCGAACTCATTGCCAAAAAGCCTGACATCGTCTTCATGCCCGCCTACTTTGCCGAAGGCGCCATCATCATGAAGCAGGCCCGCGAACTGGGCGCCAAGTTCCGCCTCATGGGCGCGGACGCCATGGATAACCCCGACACCCTCAAGCTGGGCGGCAAGGCTGCGGAAGGCTTCCTGCACACCACCTTCCCCTACGACCCCGCCATGCCCAACATGAGCCCCGAAGCCAAGCGCTTCACCGAAGCGTGGAAGGCCGCCTATCCTGACAAGGAAACCAACGTTAACGGCGCTCTTGGCTACAACACCTATTTCCTGATCCTTGACGCCATCAAGCGCGCCAACTCTTCTGATCCCAAGGCCATTGCCAAGGCTCTGGCAGAAACCAAGGATCTGCCCACCGCTCTGGGCCTGCTGACCATCAACAAGACCCATGACGCAGAAATGCCCGTGGGCATCATTGAATACAAAGATGGCAAGCGCGTTTACGTGGGCGAAGTTACACCCAAATAA
- a CDS encoding YcaO-like family protein, with translation MENDNTSNFSSASDVLPMLDYAYTHEQTQATTGYFSCVPPENLDFDRALERLEAAPMDDFLHLHLLKLLADKAQDELNLLAASCYDAASNKFTRPVLAALLAECALLGAESPEKGHGFCASFPPDAAERLAAYSPAVYLRAATLPDHAIAAAWSALFRANICEHHSLPRPDEAGIAPLFSGELLDATARRMAEHADALARQHEKFKAEAWKPWQRPPAQETYLRAVDSLMENGVVDGPELRHEASLSPIALLRGWQVDIAVTNGSVRHTLRGKATAYGRGLSLAAARASYAMEIVERASTYVSVGPGGGTAAHAGTILGRKTELPLTLARFSELAEQGRAALDPNLLPLEAPYTDAPLHWLPASDASGATVLVPAQAVFLFCNLDEQALFIAGGSTGLASGNIMDEAVVAALTEIAERDAEATTPYSRTRCFMLRSRDQLIQSLLDDYAACGIRVQFQDLTTELGLPVYQCFVTGRDGTVARATGANLCGARAALAALTETPWPYSTAQTKPPCPSASGLAGLPVRVLEDLPDYSLPSPRANRRLLESVLSAHGRSPLYVDLTRKDFDIPVVRAIVPGLALTAEWDRFSRPDARLFARYAACCL, from the coding sequence ATGGAAAACGACAATACTTCAAATTTTTCTTCCGCATCTGATGTGTTGCCGATGCTGGATTATGCCTACACCCATGAGCAGACGCAGGCCACTACCGGCTATTTTTCCTGTGTTCCGCCAGAAAATCTGGATTTTGACCGCGCGCTGGAACGGCTTGAGGCCGCGCCAATGGACGATTTTCTGCATCTGCATCTGCTAAAGCTTCTCGCGGACAAGGCGCAGGATGAGCTGAACCTTCTGGCCGCCAGTTGTTATGACGCTGCCAGCAACAAGTTTACCCGGCCAGTGCTGGCGGCCCTGCTGGCTGAGTGCGCCTTGCTCGGCGCGGAATCGCCAGAAAAGGGCCACGGCTTTTGCGCGTCCTTTCCGCCTGATGCCGCGGAGCGGCTGGCAGCTTACAGCCCCGCCGTGTATCTGCGGGCTGCAACCCTGCCTGACCACGCCATTGCCGCCGCCTGGAGCGCCCTGTTCCGCGCCAATATCTGCGAGCATCATTCCCTGCCGCGACCGGACGAGGCTGGCATAGCACCCCTGTTCAGCGGGGAATTGCTCGATGCCACAGCCCGGCGCATGGCGGAGCATGCCGATGCACTGGCCCGGCAGCACGAAAAATTCAAGGCCGAAGCCTGGAAACCCTGGCAGCGGCCTCCGGCGCAGGAAACATACCTGCGCGCCGTGGACTCGCTGATGGAAAACGGTGTCGTGGATGGCCCTGAACTGCGCCATGAGGCATCGCTTTCACCCATTGCGCTACTGCGCGGCTGGCAGGTGGATATTGCCGTAACCAACGGTTCGGTGCGCCATACATTGCGGGGCAAGGCCACAGCCTACGGGCGCGGCCTGTCCCTGGCAGCGGCCCGCGCATCCTACGCCATGGAAATTGTGGAACGCGCCAGCACCTATGTGAGCGTTGGGCCGGGGGGGGGCACTGCCGCCCATGCTGGAACTATCCTTGGCCGCAAAACAGAACTGCCCCTGACGCTTGCGCGTTTTTCCGAACTGGCGGAGCAGGGCAGAGCGGCGCTCGACCCCAATCTGCTGCCTCTGGAAGCTCCCTATACTGATGCCCCCCTGCACTGGCTCCCGGCCTCGGACGCATCTGGCGCGACAGTCCTTGTGCCTGCGCAGGCGGTGTTTCTGTTCTGCAATCTGGACGAGCAGGCTCTGTTTATTGCTGGTGGCTCCACCGGTCTTGCATCTGGAAATATTATGGATGAAGCTGTGGTTGCCGCCCTTACGGAAATCGCCGAGCGCGACGCCGAGGCCACAACTCCTTACAGTCGCACGCGCTGCTTTATGCTGCGCAGCCGCGATCAGCTCATTCAGTCGCTGCTTGACGACTACGCTGCCTGCGGCATCCGCGTGCAGTTTCAGGATTTGACCACGGAACTTGGGCTGCCTGTGTACCAGTGCTTTGTCACCGGGCGTGACGGTACTGTCGCGCGGGCCACAGGAGCCAATCTTTGCGGCGCGCGGGCTGCCTTGGCTGCGCTCACCGAAACCCCGTGGCCTTATTCAACGGCGCAAACCAAGCCGCCATGCCCTTCAGCTTCAGGACTAGCGGGACTGCCCGTTCGTGTGTTAGAAGATCTGCCGGATTACAGCCTGCCCTCCCCCCGCGCCAACCGCCGTTTGTTAGAGTCGGTGCTGTCGGCGCACGGCAGAAGTCCTCTCTATGTGGATCTGACCCGCAAGGATTTTGATATCCCCGTGGTCAGGGCCATTGTTCCCGGTCTTGCCCTCACGGCAGAGTGGGACAGGTTCTCAAGGCCGGACGCGCGCCTTTTTGCGCGTTATGCCGCGTGTTGTCTATGA
- the rplM gene encoding 50S ribosomal protein L13: MKTFSPTPKDINREWFVVDAQDQVLGRLASQIAHRLRGKHKPEFAPHMDNGDFIVVVNCEKIKVTGKKMTDKKYYRHSGWVGGLKTTQLGDMLADKPARVLTTAVRGMLPKNRLGRAMLKKLKIYAGTEHPHTAQNPQPLTLPH; encoded by the coding sequence ATGAAGACGTTCAGCCCCACCCCCAAAGACATCAACCGTGAATGGTTCGTGGTTGACGCTCAGGATCAGGTGCTCGGTCGTCTGGCCAGCCAGATAGCCCACCGCCTGCGCGGCAAACATAAGCCCGAATTCGCTCCCCATATGGATAACGGTGACTTTATCGTGGTTGTTAACTGCGAAAAGATTAAAGTTACCGGTAAGAAGATGACTGACAAAAAGTACTACCGGCACTCTGGCTGGGTGGGCGGCCTCAAAACCACCCAACTCGGCGACATGCTGGCCGACAAGCCCGCCCGCGTGCTGACCACTGCGGTGCGAGGCATGCTGCCCAAGAATCGTCTGGGGCGCGCCATGCTGAAGAAACTGAAGATTTACGCCGGGACCGAACATCCGCATACGGCCCAGAATCCCCAGCCGCTGACGCTGCCGCATTAA
- a CDS encoding ABC transporter ATP-binding protein translates to MLEIRNLHVRYGGIQAVQGVSLNIPRGSIVTLIGANGAGKSSIIRSIAGLNKTISGDILLTRHEGDAPASLMGLKPEDMVRKGISLSPEGRRILPHLTVEENLHLGAYSRSDKAEIAHDIEWVYSLFPRLKERLWQKGGTLSGGEQQMLAVARALMSRPDLLMLDEPSLGLAPLLVREIFDIVKRINEEGKTVLLVEQNAFAALSVAHYAYILEVGRVVLEGPGRELLENPKVKDAYLGG, encoded by the coding sequence ATGCTTGAAATTCGTAATCTCCATGTGCGCTACGGCGGCATTCAGGCCGTTCAGGGCGTAAGCCTGAATATCCCGCGCGGCAGCATTGTGACGCTTATCGGGGCCAACGGCGCGGGCAAGAGCAGTATCATCCGCTCCATTGCCGGCCTGAACAAAACCATCAGCGGCGACATTCTGCTGACCCGGCACGAGGGCGACGCCCCGGCTTCGCTCATGGGCCTCAAGCCCGAAGACATGGTGCGCAAGGGTATTTCTCTTTCGCCGGAAGGGCGGCGTATCCTGCCCCATCTGACAGTGGAGGAAAACCTGCACCTGGGTGCGTATTCGCGTAGTGACAAGGCAGAAATAGCCCATGATATCGAGTGGGTATACAGCCTGTTTCCACGGCTTAAAGAACGTCTCTGGCAGAAGGGCGGCACGCTCTCCGGCGGCGAACAGCAGATGCTGGCCGTGGCCCGCGCGCTCATGAGCCGCCCCGATCTGCTCATGCTTGACGAACCTTCGCTGGGGCTTGCCCCGCTGCTGGTGCGCGAGATTTTCGACATCGTCAAGCGCATCAACGAAGAGGGCAAAACCGTCCTGCTGGTGGAACAGAACGCCTTTGCGGCGCTTTCTGTGGCGCACTATGCCTATATTCTTGAAGTTGGCAGGGTGGTGCTTGAAGGCCCCGGCCGCGAACTGCTTGAAAATCCCAAGGTCAAGGACGCCTACCTCGGCGGCTAG
- a CDS encoding M16 family metallopeptidase — translation MQRILLLLPLLLALLAGAASAAPGEQRTLTKLPNGLSVYIIKDSRFPLVATRLYVRTGSANEDAKQAGISHLLEHMVFKGTEHRPKGQVARDVEALGGYLNAATSFDKTWYMTDMPAAHWRMGMDVVKEMAFQASLDPKELESEKEVVISELERDQDSPMSRLFESLQVSTLQNTPYGRPIIGFKETVRAITADDLRAYVQRWYQPQNMLLLVAGDIDPQAVMQHAQELFGAMANTNDAVTPPQVDLLTAPGGQRVEVVRGPWNKVYLGMAFPAPALRDLRSVDLDVLSYLLGGDGTSLLSRKYEYEKQLVDSISVGNMSLARAGMLYITANMAPEKLEAFWQGLTTDLAKLKAADFKPEALKRARYNLEDSMDRSAETLNGLASWLGSVQFELGGDVAEQNLRFTQRNVSQPQVQQAIDLWLDPSRARVRVLAPENAKLPDLEAVLQKNWPGSAAAKTAQQASATAGQQEVVDLGQGRTVILIPDATVPYVAVDLMLPGGNALLKPDQQGLAELTASTLGDGSGKLDAQAMERYFADRAASLSAKAGLQTFTVSLTGPARFNVDYFSMLGEVLGKPRFEAKEIKREAENMKAAIRQRADRPTSFLFSRVNPFIFPGGQPYGYDSLGTEANLSRFTPKDVRSFWDKQLVQPWVLAVAGDFDREAVLAFARTLPAPDKKDFSLPAPSWGDARNLDLHLPGRNQAHVLQMFKAVPYTSPDAPALMLLQSVLSGQSGLLFSQMRDEQGLGYTVTAFYRAMPQAGMMAFYIGTTPDKVAQAREGFAKIIADIKAKPLPAELLEAGANRLLGEYYRDKQSLDSRAGVAATDAVLGLPRDFSKSLIDKAAKLTPADIQAVAQKYLDDKNLYNMILLP, via the coding sequence ATGCAACGCATACTTCTGTTATTGCCCCTGCTGCTGGCCTTGCTGGCTGGCGCGGCCTCTGCCGCACCGGGCGAACAGCGAACCCTGACCAAACTGCCCAATGGGCTTTCCGTGTATATCATCAAGGACAGCCGCTTTCCCCTGGTGGCAACGCGTCTTTACGTACGCACCGGTTCGGCCAATGAGGACGCAAAGCAGGCGGGCATCAGCCATCTGCTGGAGCACATGGTCTTCAAAGGTACAGAGCACCGACCCAAGGGTCAGGTGGCGCGCGATGTGGAAGCCCTTGGCGGCTACCTCAACGCAGCCACCAGCTTTGACAAAACATGGTACATGACGGACATGCCCGCCGCTCACTGGCGCATGGGCATGGACGTGGTGAAAGAAATGGCCTTTCAGGCTTCTCTGGATCCCAAGGAGCTGGAGTCGGAAAAAGAAGTGGTTATTTCCGAGCTTGAGCGCGATCAGGATTCGCCCATGAGCAGACTGTTTGAAAGCCTGCAGGTGTCCACACTCCAGAACACCCCCTACGGGCGGCCCATTATTGGTTTTAAGGAAACCGTGCGCGCCATCACTGCCGATGACCTTCGCGCCTATGTGCAGCGCTGGTATCAGCCGCAGAACATGCTGCTGCTGGTGGCGGGCGATATTGACCCGCAAGCTGTGATGCAACACGCGCAGGAACTTTTTGGCGCTATGGCCAACACCAACGATGCTGTTACGCCGCCGCAGGTTGATTTGCTTACTGCCCCCGGCGGTCAGCGTGTTGAAGTGGTGCGCGGCCCCTGGAACAAGGTCTATCTGGGCATGGCCTTTCCTGCGCCAGCCCTGCGGGACCTGCGCTCTGTGGATCTGGACGTGCTGAGCTACCTGCTTGGCGGCGATGGCACCTCGCTGCTGAGCCGCAAATACGAGTATGAAAAGCAGCTTGTGGACAGCATCAGCGTGGGCAACATGAGCCTTGCGCGCGCGGGCATGCTGTACATTACAGCCAATATGGCCCCGGAAAAGCTGGAGGCCTTCTGGCAGGGGCTGACCACAGACCTTGCCAAACTCAAGGCCGCAGACTTCAAACCCGAGGCCCTCAAGCGCGCCCGCTACAATCTTGAAGACAGCATGGACCGCTCGGCGGAAACGCTCAACGGTCTGGCCTCCTGGCTGGGCAGCGTCCAGTTTGAACTGGGCGGCGATGTGGCGGAACAAAATCTGCGCTTCACCCAGCGTAATGTTTCGCAGCCGCAGGTGCAGCAGGCCATTGACCTCTGGCTTGATCCCAGCAGGGCGCGGGTGCGTGTGCTTGCTCCTGAAAATGCCAAGCTGCCCGATCTGGAAGCCGTGCTGCAAAAGAACTGGCCCGGCAGCGCCGCTGCCAAAACTGCGCAGCAGGCTTCGGCTACTGCGGGTCAGCAGGAAGTGGTCGATCTGGGGCAGGGACGTACCGTCATTCTTATTCCTGATGCCACTGTGCCCTATGTGGCGGTTGATCTCATGCTGCCCGGCGGCAACGCCCTGCTGAAGCCTGACCAGCAGGGGCTGGCAGAACTGACGGCCAGCACCCTTGGCGATGGCAGCGGCAAACTGGACGCCCAGGCCATGGAACGCTATTTCGCCGACCGCGCGGCTTCGCTCTCCGCCAAGGCGGGCCTGCAAACCTTTACAGTGTCCCTGACCGGCCCGGCCCGGTTTAATGTCGATTATTTCTCCATGCTGGGCGAGGTGCTGGGCAAGCCCCGGTTTGAAGCCAAGGAAATCAAACGCGAAGCGGAAAACATGAAGGCCGCAATCCGCCAGCGGGCAGACAGGCCCACTTCCTTCCTGTTCTCACGCGTGAACCCCTTCATCTTCCCCGGCGGGCAGCCCTACGGCTACGACAGCCTGGGTACGGAAGCGAACCTCTCCAGGTTTACGCCCAAGGATGTGCGCTCGTTCTGGGACAAACAGCTCGTGCAGCCCTGGGTGCTGGCAGTGGCAGGCGATTTTGACCGCGAGGCCGTGCTGGCCTTTGCCCGCACATTGCCCGCGCCAGACAAAAAGGATTTCTCCTTGCCCGCCCCCTCATGGGGTGATGCCCGCAATCTTGATCTGCATCTGCCGGGGCGCAATCAGGCCCACGTGCTCCAGATGTTCAAGGCTGTGCCCTACACCAGCCCGGATGCCCCGGCGCTCATGCTTTTGCAGTCTGTGCTTTCCGGGCAGAGCGGCCTGCTGTTCAGCCAGATGCGCGACGAGCAGGGCCTCGGGTACACGGTCACGGCATTTTACCGCGCCATGCCTCAGGCTGGCATGATGGCTTTTTACATTGGCACAACGCCTGACAAGGTGGCGCAGGCGCGTGAAGGTTTTGCCAAGATTATTGCCGATATCAAGGCAAAACCTCTGCCTGCGGAATTGCTTGAAGCCGGAGCCAACCGTCTGCTTGGCGAATACTACCGCGACAAGCAAAGCCTTGATTCCCGCGCGGGCGTGGCTGCCACAGATGCCGTGCTGGGCCTGCCCCGTGATTTCAGCAAGTCGCTCATTGACAAGGCGGCCAAGCTGACCCCTGCGGATATTCAGGCCGTGGCGCAGAAGTATCTGGACGACAAAAACCTTTACAACATGATCCTGCTGCCATAG
- a CDS encoding branched-chain amino acid ABC transporter permease, whose translation MRLNRSTILSIMVMLLFGLVLSQAESFLGDYQIYIAKLIFINAILALSLNLIYGFTGLFSLGHAGFIAIGAYVSALCILSPEQKEMMWILEPIIWPFSDLFTPFWVSALAGGLVATIFAFIIAVPVLRLGDDYLGIATLGFAEIIRVMIVNATSITNGSLGIKGIPGHASLLSCYIWMLFTLIVLSRLIFSNFGNVMRCIRDNEIAARVMGINVFRYKVLSFCVGAFFAGVGGALLGSHLSTIDPKMFNFLLTFNVLMFVVAGGLGSLTGSLLGATVITILLEWLRAIEEPMDLGFIEIPGIPGMRMVVFSLVLLAIILYRREGIMGTRELTWKSMGAFFRRGKA comes from the coding sequence ATGCGCCTGAACAGAAGCACCATCCTGAGCATTATGGTCATGCTGCTGTTTGGCCTTGTGCTCTCCCAGGCAGAAAGTTTTCTCGGCGACTATCAGATCTATATCGCCAAGCTCATTTTCATCAACGCCATTCTGGCGCTTTCGCTCAACCTGATCTACGGGTTTACCGGGCTCTTCTCTCTGGGGCATGCCGGATTTATCGCCATCGGCGCGTATGTTTCGGCCCTGTGCATCCTGAGCCCCGAGCAGAAAGAAATGATGTGGATTCTTGAACCCATCATCTGGCCTTTCTCCGACCTGTTTACCCCTTTCTGGGTTTCCGCGCTGGCTGGCGGGCTGGTGGCCACCATCTTTGCCTTTATCATCGCCGTGCCCGTGCTGCGGCTTGGCGATGACTACCTTGGCATTGCCACTCTCGGCTTTGCGGAAATCATCCGCGTCATGATCGTCAACGCTACGTCCATCACCAACGGTTCGCTGGGCATCAAGGGCATTCCAGGGCATGCCAGCCTGCTTTCGTGCTACATCTGGATGCTCTTTACGCTCATAGTGCTTTCGCGGCTCATATTCAGCAATTTCGGAAACGTGATGCGCTGTATACGTGATAACGAAATCGCCGCCAGGGTCATGGGCATCAACGTGTTCCGCTACAAGGTGCTTTCGTTCTGCGTGGGGGCGTTTTTTGCCGGTGTGGGCGGTGCGCTGCTTGGCTCCCACCTCTCCACCATTGACCCAAAGATGTTCAACTTTTTGCTGACCTTCAACGTGCTCATGTTCGTTGTGGCTGGCGGTCTTGGCTCGCTGACGGGCAGTCTGCTCGGCGCCACGGTCATCACCATCCTGCTTGAATGGCTGCGCGCCATTGAAGAACCCATGGATCTGGGCTTTATTGAAATCCCCGGTATCCCCGGCATGCGTATGGTGGTGTTTTCGCTGGTGCTGCTGGCCATTATTCTTTATCGGCGCGAGGGCATCATGGGAACCCGTGAGCTGACCTGGAAATCAATGGGCGCGTTCTTCAGGAGGGGCAAGGCATGA
- a CDS encoding branched-chain amino acid ABC transporter permease, with translation MSLDMFLQHCFNALTLGSLYALIAIGYTMVYGILRLINFAHGDILMIGAYFVFFGTFAFGWPWGVAAVVAVLGASVLGILVERIAYRPLRDAPRISALISAIAVSFFIESLAVVVFTGQPRPVLQPEWLVSEWQLGGIRILPLTAFVPIMTIVLVAVLLYVVYRTKPGLAMRAISKDIETTRLLGVRVDNIIALTFGIGSALAAASGIMWALRYPQVHPYMGIMPGLKAFIAAVFGGIGSIQGAVIGGVALGFVEIMTVAFMPELSGYRDAFAFVLLVFVLLFKPTGLLGERMEEKI, from the coding sequence ATGAGCCTTGATATGTTTTTGCAGCACTGCTTTAACGCCCTGACCCTTGGGTCGCTGTATGCGCTGATCGCCATCGGCTACACCATGGTTTACGGCATCCTGCGCCTGATCAACTTTGCCCACGGCGATATTCTGATGATCGGCGCATACTTTGTATTTTTCGGCACGTTCGCCTTTGGCTGGCCCTGGGGTGTAGCCGCTGTTGTCGCCGTTCTTGGCGCCAGCGTGCTCGGCATCCTTGTAGAAAGGATAGCCTACAGACCCTTGCGCGACGCCCCGCGTATTTCGGCGCTTATCAGCGCCATTGCCGTATCGTTTTTTATTGAAAGCCTTGCCGTGGTGGTCTTTACAGGCCAGCCCCGCCCCGTGTTGCAGCCAGAATGGCTGGTTTCTGAATGGCAGCTTGGCGGCATACGCATCCTGCCGCTTACGGCCTTTGTGCCGATCATGACCATCGTGCTAGTGGCCGTGCTTTTGTATGTGGTGTACCGCACAAAACCCGGCCTCGCCATGCGCGCCATTTCAAAAGATATTGAAACTACGCGCCTTCTGGGTGTGCGGGTGGACAACATCATTGCCCTCACGTTTGGTATCGGCTCTGCACTGGCGGCGGCCTCGGGCATCATGTGGGCCTTGCGCTACCCGCAGGTGCACCCCTACATGGGCATCATGCCTGGCCTCAAGGCCTTTATTGCCGCAGTGTTCGGCGGCATCGGCTCCATTCAGGGCGCTGTTATCGGCGGTGTTGCCCTTGGCTTTGTTGAAATCATGACCGTGGCCTTCATGCCTGAGCTTTCGGGGTACCGCGACGCCTTCGCCTTTGTGCTGCTGGTGTTCGTGCTGCTGTTCAAGCCCACAGGGCTGCTGGGCGAGCGAATGGAGGAGAAAATCTAA